The uncultured Acidilobus sp. JCHS genome contains a region encoding:
- a CDS encoding Glycosyl hydrolase family 12: protein MAVAAPLASSLSPAASAYVTTLGGGPWEYIEFIPPVNATVLEVVPCVTLSQAPGGQYSQYNLTFASGVSVVIMPDVWNTRSGSGEVTVRACGDGFFASVVNYNATATNVYDTVMGYPEIIYGYKPWGRIITGQSPYLQLPAKVGDLPLIVAYINYSLGFPNGRGDFSFDMWLTRSYEPSSVGADDLEIMVWLYYSPGFNPAGYSRPNATFYIPTMVDGRVVNATWQAYVALHFPWTYMAFVLTPPLGNGSIAVPLSSIFSDASLLWSQVSNYSFDQLYLNDIELGMEYSSVQWPPVNVNVSAWYKVYSYGFLVAPRQVTTVTSTTTSTATVTSTITSTITSALAVTSTATVTKRVGVGIYSVVALSLVIVLLIAALVAVLLRRGR, encoded by the coding sequence TTGGCCGTTGCTGCCCCGTTAGCATCATCTCTAAGCCCCGCAGCCTCAGCCTATGTTACAACGCTGGGCGGCGGTCCATGGGAGTACATAGAGTTCATACCCCCAGTTAACGCCACAGTACTTGAGGTTGTGCCCTGCGTGACGCTCTCCCAGGCCCCTGGCGGGCAGTACTCTCAGTACAACTTAACCTTTGCCTCTGGCGTCAGTGTTGTCATAATGCCTGACGTGTGGAACACAAGGTCGGGCAGCGGCGAGGTGACAGTTAGGGCGTGTGGCGATGGCTTCTTTGCCTCAGTAGTGAATTACAACGCCACAGCCACAAACGTCTACGACACCGTGATGGGCTACCCTGAGATCATCTATGGGTATAAGCCGTGGGGGCGGATCATAACGGGCCAGAGCCCCTACCTTCAGCTCCCGGCCAAGGTCGGCGACCTGCCGCTCATAGTTGCCTACATTAACTACTCCCTGGGCTTCCCTAACGGGCGCGGCGACTTCTCCTTCGACATGTGGCTGACCAGGTCCTATGAGCCCTCCTCAGTCGGCGCGGATGACCTCGAGATAATGGTGTGGCTCTACTACAGCCCCGGGTTCAACCCGGCCGGCTACTCAAGGCCTAACGCGACCTTCTACATACCAACCATGGTGGACGGCAGGGTCGTCAACGCCACGTGGCAGGCCTACGTAGCGCTCCACTTCCCTTGGACCTACATGGCCTTCGTGCTGACGCCACCCCTGGGCAACGGCTCCATAGCCGTGCCCCTCAGCAGTATATTCAGCGATGCCTCCCTGCTCTGGTCCCAGGTCTCTAACTACAGCTTCGACCAGCTCTACCTAAATGATATTGAGCTTGGCATGGAGTACAGCTCCGTTCAGTGGCCGCCCGTGAACGTTAACGTGAGCGCCTGGTACAAGGTGTACTCTTATGGCTTCCTGGTGGCGCCGAGGCAGGTGACCACGGTCACGAGCACTACCACCTCAACAGCTACGGTGACTTCAACAATAACCTCTACAATAACGTCCGCTCTTGCAGTAACGTCAACTGCGACCGTGACCAAGCGCGTAGGAGTCGGGATCTACAGCGTTGTGGCCCTGTCCCTAGTGATAGTTTTGCTGATCGCGGCACTGGTCGCGGTGCTCCTGAGGAGAGGCAGATAA
- a CDS encoding Bacterial extracellular solute-binding protein, family 5 Middle produces MRKLALGLVAATLLALSLVGFLSPYSGVTSVRAQAPSLIALPASQTVYIGGVTWGPITTLNPFSTANVINALELGLVYLPFFLWSPATQQYYPALGENFTVTSVTVPASLVYGPNATGTVDRAALEIWIWPNATWQDGYPVTADDVVFTYYLGKYFPSLAWGWMWTPGPGAILNVTPVNEKEVMFIFNSTPSSPPWGTILAILTSPSYPVMPLHEFYPNLSAFFANGTKWSPLTWSPDVTEIIGDGPYRIYAYTPSEVVFIKWDNWWGWNIWGVPANGMYAPEYVADVVITSNPQAISMFKTGEMTWGGYFITNVWTLRSQGIYTYLSHPPWNLQEGPWVMLLMNEMYPPYNITLVRRAIAYAINTSELAAVAENGQELPCNISNGFGFFAPYNIYSAAWGKYINMSIIQRYGWTFNLTEAQRLMQQVASEYGWHKNSEGYWVMPNGAVVNATIIVPYGWTDWMEDANLIAQNLSKIGIKASTVFPTYSQWYTQVAMGEYSMSLMWSWGGVIPATWFEYYFYTIGTAPVGSWAWADMERFNNTAAWTAYNDLREIFTINPDNISALMPLYNEVLTIWLNYTPVIPLLTNGIWYEYSTTYWAGWPNETTGYLFPPAPWFNPGNAYVLVHLHPKGVTVTTTTPKPITVTYTTATTTTTTTTATTTTTTVSTTTVTSVTTVVSSAVSTLTKTVTKLVTSTTYIVIAVVVTAIVVGLIVWAVMRR; encoded by the coding sequence TTGAGGAAGTTAGCCTTAGGCCTGGTGGCGGCCACCCTCTTGGCCCTGTCCCTCGTCGGCTTCCTATCACCGTATTCTGGCGTCACGAGCGTCAGGGCCCAGGCGCCTTCGCTAATAGCGCTGCCCGCCTCCCAGACGGTCTACATAGGAGGCGTCACCTGGGGGCCCATAACTACCCTTAACCCGTTCTCAACAGCTAACGTCATAAACGCCCTGGAGCTGGGCCTGGTATACCTGCCTTTCTTCCTGTGGTCTCCAGCTACACAGCAGTACTACCCTGCCCTGGGGGAGAACTTCACCGTGACCTCAGTCACAGTGCCCGCGTCGCTTGTCTACGGGCCTAACGCCACGGGTACCGTTGACAGGGCTGCCCTCGAGATATGGATATGGCCTAACGCGACGTGGCAGGACGGCTACCCTGTCACGGCCGATGACGTCGTGTTCACCTACTACCTGGGCAAGTACTTCCCGTCACTGGCCTGGGGCTGGATGTGGACCCCAGGCCCTGGAGCGATCCTTAACGTGACCCCGGTCAACGAGAAGGAGGTCATGTTTATATTCAACAGCACCCCTTCGTCGCCGCCGTGGGGCACCATACTTGCCATACTGACAAGCCCCTCGTACCCCGTCATGCCTCTACACGAGTTCTACCCCAACCTGAGCGCCTTCTTCGCAAATGGCACCAAGTGGAGCCCGCTCACCTGGAGCCCTGACGTCACAGAGATAATAGGCGACGGACCCTATAGGATCTACGCCTACACGCCAAGTGAGGTCGTGTTCATTAAGTGGGATAACTGGTGGGGCTGGAACATCTGGGGCGTCCCTGCCAACGGCATGTACGCCCCTGAGTACGTCGCTGACGTGGTGATAACGTCAAACCCGCAGGCCATATCCATGTTCAAGACGGGAGAGATGACGTGGGGAGGTTACTTCATCACTAACGTCTGGACCCTCAGGAGCCAGGGCATCTACACCTACCTGAGCCACCCGCCGTGGAACCTGCAGGAGGGTCCGTGGGTTATGCTGCTGATGAACGAGATGTATCCGCCCTACAACATAACCCTGGTCAGGAGGGCCATAGCCTACGCCATAAACACCTCGGAGCTGGCCGCGGTAGCTGAGAACGGGCAGGAGCTCCCGTGCAACATCAGCAACGGCTTCGGCTTCTTCGCCCCCTACAACATCTACTCAGCGGCCTGGGGCAAGTACATAAACATGTCGATAATCCAGAGGTACGGCTGGACGTTCAACCTGACGGAGGCCCAGCGGCTCATGCAGCAGGTGGCCAGCGAGTACGGCTGGCACAAGAACTCCGAGGGCTACTGGGTCATGCCCAACGGGGCAGTTGTAAACGCCACCATAATCGTGCCCTACGGCTGGACCGACTGGATGGAGGACGCCAACCTCATAGCCCAGAACCTGTCAAAGATAGGCATTAAGGCCTCCACCGTGTTCCCGACGTACAGCCAGTGGTATACACAGGTCGCCATGGGCGAGTACTCGATGTCACTTATGTGGAGCTGGGGTGGAGTGATACCAGCAACCTGGTTTGAGTACTACTTCTACACAATAGGCACAGCTCCCGTGGGGAGCTGGGCATGGGCTGACATGGAGAGGTTCAACAACACCGCCGCCTGGACAGCCTACAATGACCTGAGGGAGATATTCACCATTAACCCTGATAACATAAGTGCCCTCATGCCGCTCTACAACGAGGTCCTCACCATCTGGTTAAACTACACTCCTGTCATACCTCTCCTGACCAACGGCATCTGGTATGAGTACTCGACAACGTACTGGGCTGGCTGGCCCAACGAGACTACAGGCTACCTCTTCCCGCCTGCCCCATGGTTCAACCCAGGCAACGCCTACGTACTGGTTCACCTGCACCCGAAGGGCGTCACGGTCACCACGACTACGCCTAAGCCCATAACCGTCACTTACACGACGGCCACGACAACGACAACTACTACGACGGCCACGACAACGACGACCACAGTCTCAACGACCACCGTCACGTCTGTCACGACCGTCGTCTCGTCAGCGGTGAGCACCCTGACGAAGACGGTGACCAAGCTGGTGACTTCAACGACCTACATTGTCATAGCGGTTGTCGTGACAGCTATAGTGGTCGGGCTGATAGTCTGGGCGGTAATGAGGAGGTAA